Below is a window of Pirellulales bacterium DNA.
CACCTTGTAGGGGCAGTTGTTCGAGCAGTACCGCGTGCCGATGCAGCGGTTGTAGACCATGTCGTTGAGGCCTTCGTCGCTGTGCACGGTTGCCGCGACGGGGCAGACCTGCTCGCACGGGGCGTCTTCGCACTGTTGGCAGGCGACCGGTTGGTGCACGACTTTGGCCTGGTCGAAATCGCCGCTGTAGTAGCGGTCGAGGCGAATCCAGTGCATTTCGCGGCCCCGGCGGACCTGTTCGCGACCCACGACCGGGATGTTGTTCTCGGCCTGGCAGGCGATCACGCAGGCATTGCACCCGATGCACTTGCTCAGGTCGATCGACATGCCCCACTTGTAATCGACGTCCGTCCGCGGACGGTCCCACAGCGAGGCGACCTCGGGCACGTGGACCACGTGCTTGGCAAAGTCGGGATGCTGCTTGAACGACTCGAGATCGGTCTCGCGGATGATCTCGGGCATCCGCTGGTCGCGTCCTTCGCTGCCGATCGCATCGAGCGCGTGGTGGTCCTGCGTGGTCGCGAGGTGATAACGCCCCGGCGTCGCGCTGACCGTCAGCCCCCGGGCAAAATCCATCGCGTCGCTGGTGCGGAAGGCGTAGAAGTCGACGCCGACCGGCTCCGTGCCGTTGGCCGTGTCACCACCCACGCTACCCACTGCCGTGCGGCCATAGCCCAGGCTCACGGTCACCGAGCCATCGGCATGGCCCGGCATCACGTACACCGGAATGGTCGCTTCCTTGCCGCGGTATTTCAGGTGGATGATCGAGGTGTGGACGTCGTGCGTCGCGATCCCCAGGCAGTCGGCCGTGGCCTTGCTCATCAAGGCCACGTTGTCCCAGGTAACCTTGGTCATGAAGTCGGGAAGTTCTTGCAGCCACGCGATGTTCGCGTAGCGGCCGTCGTAAAGCTGGTCCGACTGACGGAAGAGGATCTCCAAGTCGTCCTTCGACACTTCCTTGGCCAACAGGTCGCCGGTGATCTCAATCGGCGGCAACTGCTGCAACGCGGGCGTGATCGTCGGCCAATTGCTGCCGGCCCAGTAACCATCGTGCAGCGTCAATCGCCAGGCGGCATCGTTTGTGCCGCTGCCGGACAGCTCGGCGAACGTCGCCCGGACGAGGTCCTGACCAACCACCGGCGCCGCGGCCGCGTCAGTCGCCAGGGTTACGACGAGCGAGACGATGTCGGCCGTGGTGCGCCCCTGGTAGAGCGGCTCGATCAGCGGCTGCACGATGCTGTACAGCCCGTCGTAGGCGCGGGCATCGCCCCACGACTCGAGGAAGTGGGCCTGCGGCATATGCCAGGCGACCCGGTCGCCGGTTTCGTCGCGATACAGGCCCAGGTGGAACGAGTTGGGCACCTTCTCCAAGGCCTTTTCAAAGGCGAAATCGGCCGGGGCGTTGTACACGGGGTTGCCCCCGAGAATCAGCAGCGTGTCGACCTGCCCGGCATGCATCTCGTCCATGAGCGACTTGAATTCGGCCAACGGCGAGGCGAGCCCTGCGGCCGGCTCGTCGGTGTAGGCGACCGTGGTGCCGACGTTGCCCAGCGCCGCGTTCAGGCGATGCACCAGGGCATGCACCGCGGCCGGCTGACGCGAGCCGACCGCCACGACCGTGCGGCCCTTGTGCGCCACGAGATCGGCGGCCAGTTCGCGGATGAACGACGCGGCGGGCTCCTCGGCCAGGATGCCGCCTTGCGGCGGGGCATTGCGAGGGCCGTACTTATTCGCGACTTCCGTACCCAAGGCGTCGAGCACCGCGACTTCCAGGGCCACGGCCACCGCGACGACTTGCTCGTTGCGCACCGCCAGCCGATGATCGGCCATCGCCGCGGTCCGTGAGTAGTAGCTGTCGATGCTATACAGCCGGTTCATCCGGCCTTCGGTCGTCGGCACGCGCCCGGCGGCAAATTGCCGAGTGAGTTTGACGCCCTGCGGGCTGGGCCGGAGCAGATCGGCGTCGAGCGTGACGATCACGTCGGCCTGATCGAGGTTCAGATGCGTGCGGACCGGCTTGCCGAAGGCGAGTTGCGCCCCGGCCTGCACCGCGTCCTTTTGCAGCGGTTCGTACGCGACCCATTTCGCCTGCGGGAAAGCGGCAGCAAACTTCTTGCGCAGCGCCGCAAGCGTGGGCGACGACGAGGGCTCGGCCAGCACGCGCAGCCCGGCGCCCCCCACCGCGGCTCGCTTACCGATCGCCTCGCGCAGAGCCGCTTCGGCCTCGGCCCAGGTGCGCGCCACGTTTTCGCCGCGCTTGGCCGGCACTTGGCTGCGATCGGGATCGTACAACTGCAGGATGCTGGCCTGCGTGTAGATGTCGCTGGCGCCTTGATTCTGAGGGTGCTGCGGGTTGCCGTCGACCTTGATGGGACGGCCATCGAAGCTGGTCACCAACAGCCCGTGCGCTGCGCCGGAGAAGTCGGCCGCGGTTGCGTACTTGACCGGCACGCCCGGGATGCGCCCGGGCACGCGCTGCGCCTCGGGCAGAATGTTTTCTTTTTCCCAACGGCAACCGGCGGCCCCGGCCAAGGCGAACGAGGCGCTCATCAATTGCAGCCAGCGCCGTCGCGAAACGCCCTGTGGGAATTCGCTCGCGGCAACCGGGAACTCCCGGTGCAGAAACTCTTCGAACTCGGGCGAGTTCTGCAAGTCGCCCAGGCTGCGCCAGTATTGCTTGCCACCGACCGGATGCTCGGTCGGGTTCGCGCCGGGGTCCTGAACGGGCTTATCCGTAGCGGGC
It encodes the following:
- a CDS encoding TAT-variant-translocated molybdopterin oxidoreductase codes for the protein MSPLDVVASPATDKPVQDPGANPTEHPVGGKQYWRSLGDLQNSPEFEEFLHREFPVAASEFPQGVSRRRWLQLMSASFALAGAAGCRWEKENILPEAQRVPGRIPGVPVKYATAADFSGAAHGLLVTSFDGRPIKVDGNPQHPQNQGASDIYTQASILQLYDPDRSQVPAKRGENVARTWAEAEAALREAIGKRAAVGGAGLRVLAEPSSSPTLAALRKKFAAAFPQAKWVAYEPLQKDAVQAGAQLAFGKPVRTHLNLDQADVIVTLDADLLRPSPQGVKLTRQFAAGRVPTTEGRMNRLYSIDSYYSRTAAMADHRLAVRNEQVVAVAVALEVAVLDALGTEVANKYGPRNAPPQGGILAEEPAASFIRELAADLVAHKGRTVVAVGSRQPAAVHALVHRLNAALGNVGTTVAYTDEPAAGLASPLAEFKSLMDEMHAGQVDTLLILGGNPVYNAPADFAFEKALEKVPNSFHLGLYRDETGDRVAWHMPQAHFLESWGDARAYDGLYSIVQPLIEPLYQGRTTADIVSLVVTLATDAAAAPVVGQDLVRATFAELSGSGTNDAAWRLTLHDGYWAGSNWPTITPALQQLPPIEITGDLLAKEVSKDDLEILFRQSDQLYDGRYANIAWLQELPDFMTKVTWDNVALMSKATADCLGIATHDVHTSIIHLKYRGKEATIPVYVMPGHADGSVTVSLGYGRTAVGSVGGDTANGTEPVGVDFYAFRTSDAMDFARGLTVSATPGRYHLATTQDHHALDAIGSEGRDQRMPEIIRETDLESFKQHPDFAKHVVHVPEVASLWDRPRTDVDYKWGMSIDLSKCIGCNACVIACQAENNIPVVGREQVRRGREMHWIRLDRYYSGDFDQAKVVHQPVACQQCEDAPCEQVCPVAATVHSDEGLNDMVYNRCIGTRYCSNNCPYKVRRFNYFNFQKQMSKPDNLVLKMLYNPEVTVRSRGVMEKCTFCVQRIQNAKIVAKTEHRPIADGEVQSACQQACPAQAIVFGDLNDPQSQVTALHADQRSYQLLEELSTKPRNRYLARITNPNPKLAPAADKSHEQHSPAHV